Proteins found in one Micromonospora sp. WMMD1082 genomic segment:
- a CDS encoding glycosyltransferase family 39 protein, producing the protein MVVAAEVARVGDAGGPAGPARRRWLLPVLLGCGWLLGVAWRIWLARHAGMPFAHTDEDSYLFTARALAGGPGGFSSENETLRRIGYPLLIAPAFLGDRDFVDSYLLVRLINAAVNATVLPLAYLLGRRLLGLRPGPALVAAVAAATLPAAAYHATVAMTDAVLAPLLLAWLLAVHRVIERPGPVAVAVGGALAGACHLVHSRGVVVVAAYAALTLALVVRRRLAPAGMLAATLPVLAAAVGNEVGVRLLGDTIQLLGSPADGNALRAVTSGRGLSQVLASTGTQLWYLMVITFGLAGLAGVEAVTRLCRGGAEAARWTLGVALLTTVGVAVGAEVVLAGVPDRVPDAIYARYVQMLAPFWLLVGVGLLFGTAYRSLLRRAAVTVVLLAAGGALIHVRLARAAARGAELRYGGFSAPDLAVLTGGGEQLRPLVGAAIGIAGCLLFVVVLAARHRRARVGLLAVVLTALVVANVATMQAIVQRLIRPLAVAGTPTPSVADLGIGPADRVAAATGVPYQLRYNLSHQVTWTEVPWFTDRPPATAQVVFARWAPGERGDWDGARHGFVRLGGDPERKWAAWRRG; encoded by the coding sequence ATGGTCGTGGCGGCCGAGGTGGCCCGGGTCGGGGACGCGGGTGGGCCGGCGGGGCCGGCCCGCCGGCGGTGGCTGCTTCCGGTGCTGCTCGGATGCGGTTGGCTGCTCGGGGTGGCCTGGCGGATCTGGCTGGCCCGTCACGCCGGCATGCCGTTCGCGCACACCGACGAGGACAGCTACCTGTTCACCGCCCGTGCCCTGGCCGGCGGTCCCGGCGGCTTCAGCAGCGAGAACGAGACGCTGCGCCGGATCGGCTACCCGTTGCTGATCGCGCCGGCCTTCCTGGGCGACCGGGACTTCGTCGACAGCTACCTGCTCGTACGGCTGATCAACGCGGCGGTGAACGCGACCGTCCTGCCGCTGGCGTACCTGCTCGGCCGCCGGCTGCTGGGGCTACGGCCCGGACCGGCCCTGGTGGCGGCCGTCGCGGCGGCGACGCTGCCGGCGGCGGCCTACCACGCCACGGTGGCGATGACCGACGCGGTGCTGGCCCCGCTGCTGCTGGCCTGGCTGCTGGCCGTGCACCGGGTGATCGAGCGGCCCGGCCCGGTCGCGGTGGCGGTGGGGGGCGCGCTCGCCGGCGCCTGCCACCTGGTGCACTCGCGCGGGGTGGTGGTCGTCGCCGCGTACGCCGCGTTGACGCTGGCCCTGGTCGTGCGTCGCCGGCTGGCCCCGGCCGGGATGCTGGCGGCGACGCTGCCGGTGCTGGCCGCGGCGGTGGGCAACGAGGTCGGGGTGCGGCTGCTCGGCGACACGATCCAGCTGCTCGGCAGCCCCGCCGACGGCAATGCCCTGCGGGCCGTCACCTCCGGCCGGGGGCTGTCGCAGGTGCTGGCGTCCACCGGCACCCAGCTGTGGTACCTGATGGTGATCACCTTCGGGTTGGCCGGGCTGGCCGGTGTCGAGGCCGTGACGCGGCTGTGTCGCGGGGGCGCCGAGGCCGCCAGGTGGACCCTCGGGGTGGCGCTGCTGACCACCGTCGGGGTCGCCGTCGGCGCGGAGGTCGTCCTCGCGGGTGTCCCGGACCGGGTGCCGGACGCCATCTACGCCCGGTACGTGCAGATGCTCGCCCCGTTCTGGTTGCTGGTCGGCGTCGGGCTGCTGTTCGGCACGGCGTACCGGTCGTTGCTGCGTCGTGCCGCCGTGACGGTGGTGCTGCTCGCTGCCGGCGGCGCCCTGATCCACGTACGCCTGGCACGTGCGGCGGCGCGCGGCGCGGAGTTGCGCTACGGCGGGTTCAGCGCGCCGGATCTGGCGGTCCTGACCGGTGGTGGGGAACAGCTGCGGCCGCTGGTCGGTGCCGCGATCGGGATCGCCGGTTGCCTGCTGTTCGTGGTCGTGCTCGCGGCCCGGCACCGGCGGGCGCGGGTGGGTCTGCTCGCGGTCGTGCTCACGGCGCTGGTCGTGGCCAACGTGGCGACCATGCAGGCGATCGTGCAGCGGCTGATCCGTCCGCTGGCGGTCGCCGGCACACCCACGCCCAGCGTGGCCGACCTCGGGATCGGCCCCGCCGACCGGGTCGCCGCCGCCACCGGCGTGCCCTACCAACTGCGGTACAACCTCAGCCACCAGGTCACCTGGACCGAGGTGCCCTGGTTCACCGACCGGCCGCCGGCCACGGCCCAGGTGGTCTTCGCGCGCTGGGCGCCCGGCGAGCGCGGCGACTGGGACGGTGCCCGCCACGGCTTCGTCCGCCTCGGCGGGGACCCGGAGCGGAAATGGGCCGCCTGGCGGCGCGGGTGA
- the pseB gene encoding UDP-N-acetylglucosamine 4,6-dehydratase (inverting): MSELNGSSILVTGGTGSFGRTFLRHLLAETDPARVVVFSRDELKQYELRQQLGDDPRLRWFIGDIRDRHRLTRAMHGVDHVVHAAALKQVDTAEYNPSEFIATNITGSQHVVDAAIEAGVKKVVALSTDKASSPINLYGATKLVGDKLFISANHYAAHHPTRFAVVRYGNVVGSRGSVVPLFRRLAAEGKSLPITDKRMTRFWITLEQAVQFVIDSFDQMQGGELFVPRIPSMRILDLVEAVAPDATTHEIGIRPGEKLHEEMIAPDDSRRTLIAEDRFIVQPTIATWGYQPPAGCEPVPDGFAYQSDSNDEWLTVPQLRTMLGIAA; encoded by the coding sequence TTGAGCGAGCTGAACGGATCGTCCATCCTCGTCACCGGGGGAACAGGTTCCTTCGGCAGGACCTTCCTGCGGCACCTCCTCGCCGAGACCGATCCGGCCCGGGTGGTGGTCTTCTCCCGTGACGAGCTCAAGCAGTACGAGCTGCGCCAGCAGCTCGGCGACGACCCCCGGCTGCGCTGGTTCATCGGCGACATCCGGGACCGGCACCGGCTGACCCGGGCCATGCACGGGGTCGACCACGTCGTGCACGCCGCCGCCCTCAAGCAGGTCGACACGGCCGAGTACAACCCCTCGGAGTTCATCGCCACCAACATCACCGGCTCCCAGCACGTCGTGGACGCGGCGATCGAGGCCGGGGTGAAGAAGGTCGTCGCCCTCTCCACCGACAAGGCGTCCAGCCCGATCAACCTCTACGGCGCGACCAAGCTGGTCGGCGACAAGCTGTTCATCTCGGCCAACCACTACGCGGCCCATCACCCGACCCGGTTCGCGGTGGTGCGCTACGGCAACGTGGTCGGCAGCCGCGGTTCGGTGGTGCCGCTGTTCCGCCGGCTCGCCGCCGAGGGCAAGAGCCTGCCGATCACGGACAAGCGGATGACCCGCTTCTGGATCACGCTGGAGCAGGCCGTGCAGTTCGTCATCGACTCGTTCGACCAGATGCAGGGCGGCGAGCTGTTCGTGCCGCGCATCCCCAGCATGCGCATCCTCGACCTGGTCGAGGCGGTCGCCCCGGACGCCACCACGCACGAGATCGGCATCCGGCCGGGCGAGAAGCTGCACGAGGAGATGATCGCCCCCGACGACAGCCGGCGGACGCTGATCGCCGAGGACCGCTTCATCGTGCAGCCGACCATCGCCACCTGGGGCTACCAGCCGCCGGCCGGCTGCGAGCCGGTGCCGGACGGCTTCGCGTACCAGTCGGACTCCAACGACGAGTGGCTCACCGTGCCGCAACTGCGCACGATGCTCGGCATCGCGGCATGA
- a CDS encoding aminotransferase class I/II-fold pyridoxal phosphate-dependent enzyme — protein MSSMLPYGRQSVTEDDVAAVVSVLRGDWLTTGPEVAAFEAELSAWAGGAGVATVSNGTAALHVAYAAAGVGPGDEVIVPPMTFVATASSAVALGATVVFADVTEETFTLDPAAVAAATTERTKVVAAVDYAGHPADYDALRAALDGSDALLLADAAHSIGATYRGRPVGSLADLTTFSFFPTKNLTTAEGGAVATTDPELLTRARRFRNIGLVREPAEWRWPDEGGWHQEVHEFGLNYRLPDVLCALGRSQLRRLGDFLARRAELVARYDEALADLPGVLTPGRRDWAAPAWHLYPIRVLDGRRREIYDRMRAAGIGVQVNYIPAHWHPAFADLGYRRGSCPVSEAFYAQQLSLPLYPGLRDADQDRVIDALAAALRGASVRSAA, from the coding sequence ATGAGTTCCATGCTCCCGTACGGCCGCCAGTCGGTGACCGAGGACGACGTCGCCGCGGTGGTTTCCGTGCTGCGCGGCGACTGGCTCACCACCGGCCCGGAGGTCGCCGCCTTCGAGGCGGAGCTGTCCGCCTGGGCCGGCGGCGCCGGGGTGGCCACGGTCTCCAACGGCACGGCGGCGCTGCACGTGGCGTACGCGGCGGCCGGCGTCGGCCCGGGCGACGAGGTGATCGTGCCGCCGATGACGTTCGTGGCCACCGCCAGCAGCGCCGTGGCGCTCGGGGCCACCGTCGTCTTCGCCGACGTGACGGAGGAGACCTTCACCCTCGACCCGGCGGCGGTGGCCGCGGCGACCACCGAGCGGACGAAGGTCGTCGCCGCGGTGGACTACGCCGGCCACCCGGCCGACTACGACGCACTGCGCGCCGCGCTCGACGGCAGCGACGCGTTGCTGCTCGCCGACGCCGCCCACTCGATCGGGGCCACCTACCGGGGCCGGCCGGTCGGCTCGCTGGCCGATCTGACCACGTTCTCGTTCTTTCCCACCAAGAACCTGACCACCGCCGAGGGCGGTGCGGTCGCCACCACCGACCCGGAGCTGCTCACCCGGGCCCGCCGGTTCCGCAACATCGGGCTGGTCCGGGAGCCCGCCGAGTGGCGCTGGCCGGACGAGGGCGGCTGGCACCAGGAGGTGCACGAGTTCGGGCTGAACTACCGGCTGCCCGACGTGCTCTGCGCGCTCGGCCGCAGCCAGTTGCGCCGCCTCGGTGACTTCCTCGCCCGCCGGGCCGAGCTGGTCGCCCGCTACGACGAGGCGCTGGCGGACCTGCCCGGCGTGCTGACCCCGGGCCGGCGGGACTGGGCGGCGCCGGCCTGGCACCTGTACCCGATCCGGGTGCTCGACGGCCGCCGCCGCGAGATCTACGACCGGATGCGCGCCGCCGGTATCGGGGTCCAGGTCAACTACATCCCCGCGCACTGGCACCCGGCCTTCGCCGACCTCGGCTACCGGCGCGGCAGTTGTCCCGTATCGGAGGCCTTCTACGCCCAACAACTCTCGCTGCCCCTCTACCCTGGACTACGCGACGCCGACCAGGACCGCGTCATCGACGCGCTGGCCGCGGCCCTGCGCGGCGCCTCGGTTCGCTCCGCCGCCTGA
- a CDS encoding class I SAM-dependent methyltransferase, giving the protein MLAWSDQRDGAGNGPLAALAAHLVPDGARVLLAGPHDPALLDALAHARLTCLLRGYPDAAAIAGRVDRVLVAGPHGLPPGEEYDVVIAGAGLDAVESVEGARLGWDGLLARLVAAVRPGGDLLLRVDNPLGVHRLVAASGWYAGRGDAEWTVGGVLDAARPANLEQARARLAAVGMRAGTGYAAYPRPELTTALLAVDQLSRRTTSGLFDAVLHDACTEGFTGQFVLADPARLAVDALHAGRAADLAPSWLVHARRPAATEVADDMPTTGSPVTGPSATAGVAGDPAAGDALPVALVRAGGPGSDVVEVRDGPQGWHWHRTDGDRRTGPVPAPYASREAAYRDPEAPHGPVPDGRLLRSLLLDGCLRRDTVLLRRLLRGYADWLAGQAEQGRLTGAVALAGADNLVVAGDRYAVLDPTWRADAPLPVDVVLARTLWRFATELLTGGYAHPWVSTLDVAGLTVVLGGVAGRDFDREVVDAAVETEAAVGAARRGLDAAGRIDLDTELRAVTPTDPPPGPHSYQQLREAWRRQRDENTRLSALLKWTEDLLTSRERALRRAEAKINLLSGSLSYKVGRLAITPARMASRGARAAKRRARAAITARRQEHPKQEDRT; this is encoded by the coding sequence ATGCTCGCCTGGTCCGACCAGCGCGACGGGGCCGGCAACGGGCCGCTCGCGGCGCTGGCGGCGCACCTGGTGCCGGACGGCGCCCGGGTGCTGCTGGCCGGGCCGCACGACCCGGCGCTGCTCGACGCGCTGGCCCACGCCCGGCTCACCTGTTTGCTGCGCGGCTACCCGGACGCGGCGGCGATCGCCGGTCGGGTGGACCGGGTGCTGGTGGCCGGCCCGCACGGCCTGCCCCCCGGCGAGGAGTACGACGTGGTGATCGCCGGCGCCGGGCTGGACGCCGTCGAATCGGTGGAGGGCGCCCGGCTGGGCTGGGACGGCCTGCTGGCCCGCCTGGTGGCGGCCGTGCGGCCCGGCGGCGACCTGCTGCTGCGGGTGGACAACCCACTCGGCGTGCACCGGCTGGTCGCCGCCTCCGGCTGGTACGCCGGTCGGGGCGACGCCGAGTGGACGGTCGGCGGGGTGCTCGACGCGGCCCGCCCCGCCAACCTGGAGCAGGCGCGCGCCCGGCTGGCCGCCGTCGGGATGCGGGCCGGCACCGGCTACGCCGCGTACCCGCGTCCGGAGCTGACCACCGCGCTGCTCGCGGTCGACCAGCTGTCCCGGCGGACCACCTCCGGGCTGTTCGACGCGGTCCTGCACGACGCCTGCACCGAGGGGTTCACCGGCCAGTTCGTGCTCGCCGATCCGGCCCGGTTGGCCGTGGACGCGCTGCACGCCGGCCGCGCCGCCGACCTGGCCCCGTCCTGGCTGGTGCACGCCCGCCGGCCGGCCGCCACCGAGGTGGCCGACGACATGCCGACCACCGGCTCGCCCGTCACCGGCCCCTCGGCAACCGCCGGGGTGGCCGGCGACCCGGCAGCCGGGGACGCGCTGCCGGTGGCGCTGGTGCGGGCCGGCGGACCGGGCAGCGACGTCGTCGAGGTGCGCGACGGGCCGCAGGGCTGGCACTGGCACCGCACCGACGGCGACCGTCGTACCGGGCCGGTGCCCGCGCCGTACGCCAGCCGGGAGGCCGCCTACCGCGACCCGGAGGCACCGCACGGGCCGGTGCCCGACGGGCGCCTGCTGCGCAGCCTGCTGCTCGACGGCTGCCTGCGCCGCGACACCGTCCTGCTGCGCCGGCTGCTGCGCGGGTACGCCGACTGGCTCGCCGGCCAGGCCGAGCAGGGCCGGCTCACCGGCGCGGTGGCGCTGGCCGGGGCGGACAACCTGGTCGTCGCCGGTGACCGCTACGCGGTGCTCGACCCGACCTGGCGGGCCGACGCCCCGTTACCGGTCGACGTGGTGCTGGCCCGGACCCTGTGGCGCTTCGCCACCGAACTGCTCACCGGCGGGTACGCCCACCCGTGGGTCTCCACCCTGGACGTCGCGGGGCTGACCGTGGTGCTCGGCGGAGTCGCCGGGCGAGACTTCGACCGGGAGGTCGTCGACGCGGCGGTGGAGACGGAGGCCGCGGTGGGTGCCGCGCGGCGCGGGCTGGACGCGGCCGGGCGGATCGACCTCGACACCGAACTGCGCGCGGTCACGCCGACCGACCCACCGCCCGGCCCCCACAGCTACCAGCAGCTACGCGAGGCGTGGCGGCGCCAGCGGGACGAGAACACCCGGCTGAGCGCGCTGCTCAAGTGGACCGAGGACCTACTCACCTCGCGCGAGCGCGCCCTGCGCCGAGCCGAGGCGAAGATCAATCTGCTCAGCGGCTCGCTGAGCTACAAGGTCGGCCGGCTCGCCATCACCCCGGCCCGGATGGCCAGCCGGGGTGCCCGGGCCGCCAAGCGCCGGGCCCGCGCGGCGATCACCGCCCGCCGACAGGAGCACCCGAAGCAGGAGGATCGGACGTGA
- a CDS encoding glycosyltransferase family protein codes for MTERIVGIVQARMGSSRLPGKVLRPLAGRSVLGRVVRAAQDSGVLADLVVATSTDATDDAVVAECDRLGVAWHRGPVDDVLTRYVGALDTHPADAVMRFTADCPLLDPEIVTLVASVYRAVPGLDYANTSIARTLPRGLDVEIIRAAALRTVDRLATDHHRVHVTSYAYAHPELFRVLGVTVTPDRSHLRLTLDTERDWELVNAVVDHFGDVSVPLAKLADWLDGQPGLRALNADVRQKQLEEC; via the coding sequence GTGACCGAGCGAATCGTCGGGATCGTGCAGGCCCGGATGGGATCGTCCCGGCTGCCCGGCAAGGTGCTGCGGCCCCTGGCCGGGCGCAGCGTGCTCGGGCGGGTGGTCCGGGCCGCCCAGGACAGCGGCGTGCTCGCCGACCTGGTGGTGGCGACCAGCACCGATGCCACCGACGACGCGGTCGTCGCCGAGTGCGACCGGCTCGGGGTCGCCTGGCACCGGGGTCCGGTCGACGACGTGCTGACCCGCTACGTCGGCGCGCTCGACACCCACCCGGCCGACGCGGTCATGCGGTTCACGGCCGACTGCCCGCTGCTGGACCCGGAGATCGTCACGCTGGTCGCCTCGGTGTACCGCGCTGTGCCGGGGCTGGACTACGCCAACACGTCGATCGCCCGTACCCTGCCGCGCGGGCTGGACGTCGAGATCATCCGGGCGGCCGCCCTGCGTACCGTGGACCGGCTCGCCACCGACCACCACCGGGTGCACGTCACCTCGTACGCGTACGCCCACCCGGAGCTGTTCCGGGTGCTCGGCGTGACCGTCACGCCGGACCGCTCGCACCTGCGACTCACCCTGGACACCGAGCGTGACTGGGAACTGGTCAACGCGGTGGTCGACCACTTCGGCGACGTCAGCGTGCCGCTGGCCAAACTCGCCGACTGGCTCGACGGACAGCCGGGGCTGCGCGCGCTCAACGCCGACGTGCGGCAGAAGCAGTTGGAGGAATGCTGA
- a CDS encoding spore coat protein: MSTVRVGLRCDAGPLRGVGHLVRCLALGEEFLARGASVEVFGTVAGVDWATGQLAARGLPLHPGPDTPAGLVEAARRHRLDVLVLDSYELDPAAAGALRAAGVLTLTIVDGDTRGQDADLYLDQNFGTDLAVPARRLLAGSGYALLRDGVLAARPATARPAVEVDRPSVLAFFGGTDAAGAAPLLTEILLSTGRPMELTVVAGRPEVAARLARLAPGPGQALLPVPPTGTLPALIAAADLVVSAAGTSTWELCCLGAPSALVCVVDNQRESYHRVVAAGLVAGLGELPALAADGAAGAAARRVLDGLLGSGAQRAALSARAWAAVDGRGRQRVVDAVLDALTHQQVA; the protein is encoded by the coding sequence CTGAGCACGGTACGCGTCGGACTGCGCTGCGACGCCGGGCCGCTACGCGGCGTCGGGCATCTGGTCCGCTGTCTCGCCCTCGGCGAGGAGTTCCTGGCCCGGGGCGCCTCGGTCGAGGTCTTCGGGACGGTGGCCGGTGTCGACTGGGCGACCGGGCAGCTCGCCGCCCGGGGCCTGCCGCTGCACCCCGGCCCGGACACCCCGGCGGGGCTGGTCGAGGCGGCCCGCCGGCACCGGCTGGACGTGCTGGTCCTCGACTCGTACGAGCTGGATCCGGCCGCGGCCGGCGCGCTGCGCGCCGCGGGCGTACTGACCCTGACCATCGTCGACGGCGACACCCGGGGGCAGGACGCCGACCTCTACCTCGACCAGAACTTCGGCACCGACCTGGCGGTGCCGGCGCGCCGGCTGCTGGCCGGCAGCGGGTACGCCCTGCTGCGCGACGGCGTACTGGCCGCCCGGCCGGCGACCGCCCGGCCGGCGGTGGAGGTGGACCGCCCCTCGGTGCTGGCCTTCTTCGGCGGCACCGACGCGGCCGGCGCGGCACCGCTGCTGACCGAGATACTGCTGTCGACCGGCCGGCCGATGGAACTCACGGTCGTCGCCGGCCGGCCCGAGGTGGCCGCCCGGCTGGCCCGGCTGGCACCGGGGCCCGGGCAGGCGCTGCTGCCGGTGCCCCCCACCGGCACGCTGCCGGCCCTGATCGCCGCCGCCGACCTGGTGGTCAGCGCGGCCGGCACGTCGACCTGGGAACTGTGCTGCCTCGGTGCGCCCTCGGCGCTGGTCTGCGTGGTGGACAACCAGCGCGAGTCGTACCACCGCGTGGTGGCGGCCGGGCTGGTCGCCGGGCTCGGTGAGCTGCCCGCGCTCGCCGCCGACGGTGCCGCCGGCGCCGCCGCCCGGCGCGTCCTCGACGGGCTGTTGGGCAGCGGGGCACAGCGGGCGGCGCTGTCCGCGCGGGCCTGGGCGGCGGTGGACGGGCGCGGCCGGCAACGAGTGGTCGACGCGGTGCTCGACGCGCTCACCCACCAGCAGGTCGCCTAG
- a CDS encoding class I SAM-dependent methyltransferase, with product MDWVRSFYSQTGAWWGAAEAKISDRDHRRVRLLHEHRGTRPIRVLELGCGYGTTAAAMAAAGHVVTAVEISDRARHAVDFARAAAPGRLSIVQDDFYAVQLPERFDAVCYWNGFGVGTDADQRRLLVRIARDWLKPDGVALVDVQNPFGWARWDGDEEHRLPNPELGYAHELYERTTFDPVTCTATDTWWEAASPHHKISQTLRCYSPADLALLLAGTGLTLTAVTVGDRPVDPTTPLPSFSGLLHEHHEYLAVLHHDLRGC from the coding sequence GTGGACTGGGTCAGGAGCTTCTACTCGCAGACCGGTGCCTGGTGGGGCGCCGCAGAGGCGAAGATCTCGGATCGAGATCACCGTCGGGTGCGGCTCCTGCACGAGCACCGGGGAACGCGACCCATCCGGGTGCTGGAACTCGGGTGCGGCTACGGCACCACCGCCGCCGCCATGGCGGCGGCGGGCCATGTCGTGACCGCCGTGGAGATCAGTGACCGGGCCCGCCATGCCGTCGACTTCGCCCGCGCGGCCGCACCCGGACGGCTGTCCATCGTCCAGGACGACTTCTACGCGGTGCAGCTGCCCGAGCGATTCGACGCCGTCTGCTACTGGAACGGCTTCGGCGTCGGCACGGATGCCGATCAGCGCCGGCTTCTCGTCCGGATCGCCCGCGACTGGCTGAAGCCCGACGGGGTCGCGCTCGTCGACGTCCAGAATCCGTTCGGCTGGGCCCGGTGGGACGGCGACGAGGAGCACCGGCTCCCCAACCCGGAGCTGGGTTACGCGCACGAGTTGTACGAACGGACCACGTTCGATCCGGTGACCTGCACGGCCACCGACACGTGGTGGGAGGCGGCCAGTCCCCATCACAAGATCAGTCAGACCCTCCGCTGTTACAGCCCGGCCGATCTGGCGTTGCTGCTGGCCGGCACCGGCCTGACCCTGACGGCCGTCACCGTCGGAGATCGCCCGGTCGACCCGACGACCCCGCTACCCAGCTTCTCGGGACTGCTCCACGAGCACCACGAGTACCTCGCCGTCCTGCATCACGATCTCCGGGGCTGCTGA
- a CDS encoding alpha-ketoglutarate-dependent dioxygenase AlkB yields the protein MSQAAYQPSMLDVSDAPPALGALRGRARRHPLSRGAWVDHLPGWVHGSDQVLDVLLREVPWRAERRTMYDTEVDVPRLLCWYGAGRPLPHPVLLAARETLTRHYADELGEPFVTAGMCLYRDGRDSVAWHGDTQGRSAHADTMVAIVSFGSPRHLLLRPRGGGASLRFPLGHGDLVVMGGSCQRTWEHAIPKTTRPVGPRVSVQFRPTDVA from the coding sequence ATGTCGCAGGCCGCGTACCAGCCGTCGATGCTCGACGTCAGCGACGCGCCACCCGCCCTCGGGGCGCTGCGCGGGCGGGCGCGCCGGCACCCGCTGAGCCGGGGCGCCTGGGTCGACCACCTGCCGGGCTGGGTGCACGGCTCCGACCAGGTGCTCGACGTACTGCTGCGGGAGGTGCCGTGGCGGGCCGAGCGGCGCACCATGTACGACACCGAGGTCGACGTGCCCCGGCTGCTCTGCTGGTATGGCGCCGGCCGACCGCTGCCACACCCGGTGCTGCTGGCCGCCCGGGAGACGTTGACCCGGCACTACGCCGACGAGTTGGGCGAGCCCTTCGTGACCGCCGGCATGTGCCTCTACCGGGACGGCCGCGACAGCGTGGCCTGGCACGGCGACACCCAGGGCCGCTCCGCACACGCCGACACGATGGTCGCCATCGTCTCCTTCGGCTCACCCCGGCACCTGCTGCTGCGCCCGCGCGGCGGCGGGGCCAGCCTGCGTTTCCCGCTGGGCCACGGCGACCTGGTCGTGATGGGCGGCTCCTGCCAGCGCACCTGGGAACACGCCATACCCAAGACCACCCGCCCGGTGGGCCCCCGAGTCAGCGTCCAGTTCCGCCCCACCGACGTCGCCTAG